Proteins encoded together in one Citromicrobium bathyomarinum window:
- a CDS encoding YcgN family cysteine cluster protein, with the protein MGALRERFWERPLADLNRAEWEALCDGCGRCCLHKLEDEDTGEIEETNVACRLLDCSTARCSDYPNRKAFVPDCLQLTPSLAGKLPWLPETCAYRRRAEGEPLPRWHYLLTGSREDVHLAGAGAAGRVISETKAGPLEHHIVEWSD; encoded by the coding sequence ATGGGTGCGCTGAGGGAGCGCTTCTGGGAACGGCCGCTCGCCGACCTTAACCGCGCGGAGTGGGAAGCACTGTGCGATGGATGCGGGCGCTGCTGCCTGCACAAGCTCGAAGACGAAGATACGGGTGAGATCGAGGAGACCAATGTCGCCTGCCGCCTGCTCGACTGCTCGACCGCGCGGTGTAGCGATTACCCCAACCGCAAGGCCTTCGTGCCCGACTGCCTGCAGCTGACGCCCTCGCTCGCGGGCAAGCTGCCGTGGCTGCCTGAAACCTGCGCCTATCGCCGCCGTGCCGAAGGCGAACCGCTGCCGCGCTGGCACTATCTGCTGACCGGATCGCGGGAGGACGTGCATCTCGCTGGTGCAGGCGCGGCCGGGCGGGTGATTTCGGAGACCAAGGCCGGCCCGCTCGAACATCATATCGTCGAGTGGAGCGACTGA
- a CDS encoding SCO family protein, with amino-acid sequence MSARVLPFSIFAAFALALSACSQSTQPAGPPPLEGADIGGDFTLTGEDGKPVSWGDFDGQYRTIYFGYTFCPDVCPVDVQRAMAGLKRFEASDPERAAKIQPLFVSVDPARDTPEVLTEFTDAFHPRLIGMTGSKEQLDKLTKDYAAYYSIGEPNEAGGYLVDHTSITYLFGPDGKPIAILPTDAGPEAVAEELDKWVR; translated from the coding sequence ATGAGCGCACGCGTCCTTCCCTTCTCCATTTTTGCCGCGTTCGCGCTGGCGCTGTCTGCGTGTTCGCAAAGCACCCAGCCGGCCGGCCCGCCGCCGCTCGAAGGGGCAGATATCGGCGGGGACTTCACCCTGACCGGCGAAGATGGCAAACCCGTCTCGTGGGGCGATTTCGACGGGCAGTATCGCACGATCTATTTCGGCTACACCTTCTGCCCGGATGTGTGCCCGGTCGACGTCCAGCGCGCCATGGCGGGGCTCAAGCGGTTCGAGGCAAGCGATCCGGAACGTGCCGCGAAGATCCAGCCGCTGTTCGTCAGCGTCGATCCTGCGCGCGACACGCCCGAGGTGCTGACCGAGTTCACCGACGCGTTCCACCCGCGGCTGATCGGAATGACCGGCAGCAAAGAGCAGCTCGACAAGCTGACCAAGGATTACGCCGCCTATTACAGTATCGGCGAGCCGAACGAGGCGGGCGGCTATCTGGTCGACCATACCAGCATCACCTATCTGTTCGGCCCCGACGGCAAACCGATCGCGATCCTGCCGACCGATGCCGGGCCCGAAGCGGTGGCCGAGGAACTCGACAAATGGGTGCGCTGA
- a CDS encoding ankyrin repeat domain-containing protein, which translates to MSPAFFRNWARIVVLSLVALSGVAVAQVGLQSDGYKLLKAVRDRDGAVVNEIVQKPNIGTLINTRDLSSGETVLHIVAARRDTPWIRFLTAYGADPNLADKKGETPLMISTRLGHVEGVTELLEAGAHVDPVSNGETPLIVAVHGRDVPVVRVLLANGADPERTDNSGRSARDYVAQIGDRRLAEAFANADAEAKQGGKKQYGPSF; encoded by the coding sequence GTGTCGCCTGCGTTTTTCCGCAATTGGGCCCGGATCGTGGTGCTCTCGCTCGTCGCGCTGAGCGGCGTGGCGGTGGCGCAGGTCGGGCTGCAGTCCGACGGCTACAAGCTGCTCAAAGCCGTGCGCGACCGTGACGGGGCCGTGGTCAACGAGATCGTGCAGAAGCCGAACATCGGCACGCTGATCAACACGCGGGATCTCTCGTCGGGCGAAACCGTGCTGCATATCGTTGCCGCACGTCGCGACACGCCGTGGATCCGCTTCCTGACGGCCTATGGCGCGGATCCCAATCTTGCGGACAAGAAGGGCGAGACGCCGCTGATGATCTCGACCCGGCTCGGCCATGTCGAAGGTGTGACCGAACTGCTGGAGGCAGGCGCGCATGTCGACCCGGTATCGAACGGCGAGACACCCTTGATCGTCGCGGTCCATGGCCGCGATGTGCCGGTCGTTCGCGTGCTGCTGGCCAATGGCGCGGACCCTGAGCGGACGGACAATTCGGGGCGCTCCGCGCGGGACTATGTCGCGCAGATCGGCGACCGTCGGCTCGCAGAGGCGTTTGCAAATGCGGACGCCGAAGCAAAGCAGGGCGGAAAGAAGCAATATGGACCGAGCTTTTAA
- a CDS encoding COQ9 family protein codes for MIDNAADLTLDELRLALAPAVADSAIFDGWTETALLAAAEMEGVDPALARLAFKGGAMAMVTAWIDSIDAAMARDLPQEVLASRKIREKIRDLVLYRLDAVAGQEEAMRRALSIGSMPQNVVASMRGAWRSADLMWRLAGDTATDYNHYTKRTILASLYSATLLVWLDDESDDKAETRAFLDRRIENVMQFEKTKAQLLGGAGGSERERFSPVRLLGRLRYPAR; via the coding sequence ATGATCGACAACGCCGCCGACCTCACTCTCGACGAACTGCGCCTCGCGCTCGCTCCGGCGGTCGCCGACTCGGCGATCTTCGACGGATGGACCGAAACCGCGCTGCTTGCCGCCGCCGAGATGGAGGGCGTCGATCCGGCGCTTGCCCGGCTCGCGTTTAAAGGTGGCGCCATGGCGATGGTGACGGCGTGGATCGACTCGATCGATGCCGCGATGGCGCGCGATCTGCCGCAGGAGGTGCTGGCAAGCCGCAAGATTCGCGAAAAGATCCGCGATCTGGTGCTCTACCGGCTCGACGCGGTGGCCGGGCAGGAAGAGGCGATGCGCCGGGCGCTGTCGATCGGCTCCATGCCGCAGAATGTCGTCGCGTCGATGCGTGGTGCTTGGCGGAGTGCGGACCTGATGTGGCGCCTCGCGGGCGATACCGCGACCGATTACAACCACTACACCAAGCGCACGATCCTCGCTTCGCTCTACAGCGCGACCCTGCTGGTGTGGCTCGACGACGAAAGCGACGACAAGGCCGAGACCCGCGCCTTTCTCGACCGCAGGATCGAGAACGTCATGCAGTTCGAAAAGACCAAGGCGCAATTGCTGGGCGGGGCCGGTGGCAGCGAGCGCGAGCGGTTCAGCCCCGTGCGGCTGCTGGGACGTTTGCGCTATCCCGCAAGATAG
- a CDS encoding FeoA family protein, translating to MTLESLQPGHRARIASIDWDALPPADGKRMRALGFEPGVEVSMAHHGVFGGRDPIAVSIGRMTIALRKVQAAAISLEQA from the coding sequence ATGACGCTCGAAAGCCTGCAACCTGGTCACCGCGCCCGTATCGCTTCGATAGATTGGGACGCTCTGCCGCCCGCCGATGGCAAGCGGATGCGCGCGCTGGGTTTCGAGCCCGGGGTCGAGGTGTCGATGGCGCACCACGGCGTGTTCGGCGGGCGCGATCCGATTGCGGTCTCGATCGGCCGAATGACCATTGCGCTGCGCAAGGTCCAGGCCGCTGCCATTTCGCTCGAACAAGCCTGA
- a CDS encoding ferrous iron transporter B: MSDTIRVALLGNPNAGKSALFNKLTGARQKIANYPGVTVERVAGMLTLPDGTQMEAIDLPGAYAFDASSPDEDVTRKVVQGEFPGEAEPDILVLVLDAGNLEQHLVFAQEVLALGKPTIVALNMVDMAERDGLKLDATVLSQALGVPVVETVAVRRRGIEELKAAIAEARGAVGTLADRPKMDSTERRLEARTIAKASVFQTSRARRIGDRLDNVLLNPWIGPLILLVLLFVIFQAVFAWAAPLSDALDAGAGALGEWVKAEMPASILRDFLTEGVIAGVGSVIVFLPQIIILFLFILIMEATGYMARAAFLMDRLMAGVGLSGRSFIPLLSSFACAIPGIMATRSIADPKDRLTTILIAPLMTCSARLPVYGVLIAAFIPARDVGMGIGLQGLVMFCLYLAGIVAALVVALVLRGTLTKGEATGFIMELPRYQLPSVADIAIGLWQRAWVFLRRAGTIIFSATVILWVLLSFPQAEPGESQVDVSIAGQIADGLNVVLEPIGFNREISLALVPAMAAREVAVSALATTYAIDASDEEAEAEGLASTLSTRWSLPTALAFLAWFVFAPQCLSTIAVTRRETNGWKWPAFMVGYLFALAYIFAGITYWSAVALGL; the protein is encoded by the coding sequence ATGAGCGATACGATCCGGGTCGCGCTGCTCGGCAACCCCAATGCCGGCAAGAGCGCGCTATTCAACAAGCTGACCGGTGCGCGGCAGAAGATCGCCAATTACCCCGGCGTGACCGTGGAGCGCGTCGCGGGGATGCTGACGCTGCCCGACGGCACGCAGATGGAAGCGATCGACCTTCCCGGGGCCTATGCCTTCGACGCCTCCAGCCCTGACGAAGACGTCACCCGCAAGGTGGTGCAGGGCGAGTTTCCCGGCGAGGCGGAGCCCGATATTCTGGTTCTGGTGCTCGACGCGGGCAATCTGGAGCAGCACCTCGTGTTCGCGCAGGAAGTGCTGGCGCTGGGCAAGCCTACGATTGTCGCGCTCAATATGGTCGACATGGCGGAGCGTGACGGGCTTAAGCTCGACGCCACCGTGCTGTCGCAGGCGCTGGGCGTGCCGGTGGTCGAAACCGTCGCGGTGCGGCGTCGCGGGATCGAGGAACTGAAGGCTGCGATCGCCGAGGCGCGCGGCGCCGTGGGCACGCTCGCGGATCGCCCGAAGATGGACTCGACCGAGCGCCGGCTGGAAGCACGCACGATTGCCAAGGCGAGCGTGTTCCAGACCTCCAGGGCGCGCCGGATCGGCGACCGGCTCGACAACGTGCTCCTCAACCCATGGATCGGCCCGCTGATCCTGCTGGTGCTGCTGTTCGTCATCTTCCAGGCCGTGTTTGCCTGGGCCGCGCCGCTGTCCGATGCGCTCGATGCGGGGGCCGGTGCGCTGGGCGAGTGGGTCAAGGCCGAGATGCCGGCGAGCATCCTGCGCGATTTCCTGACCGAGGGGGTAATCGCGGGCGTCGGCTCGGTCATCGTGTTCCTGCCACAGATCATCATCCTGTTCCTGTTCATCCTGATCATGGAGGCGACCGGCTACATGGCCCGCGCCGCCTTCCTGATGGACCGCCTGATGGCGGGCGTGGGCCTGTCTGGCCGCAGCTTCATCCCGCTGCTGTCCAGCTTCGCCTGCGCCATCCCCGGGATCATGGCGACCCGCTCAATCGCCGATCCCAAGGACCGGCTGACCACGATCCTGATCGCCCCCCTGATGACCTGTTCGGCGAGGCTGCCGGTCTATGGCGTTCTGATCGCCGCCTTCATTCCGGCGCGCGATGTCGGGATGGGCATCGGATTGCAGGGGCTGGTGATGTTCTGCCTCTATCTCGCAGGGATTGTCGCGGCGCTGGTCGTCGCGCTGGTGCTGCGCGGTACGCTTACCAAGGGTGAGGCGACCGGTTTCATCATGGAACTGCCGCGCTACCAGCTGCCCAGCGTCGCAGATATCGCGATCGGCCTGTGGCAGCGTGCATGGGTCTTCCTGCGCCGTGCGGGTACGATCATCTTCTCCGCCACGGTGATCCTGTGGGTCCTGCTCAGCTTCCCGCAGGCCGAGCCGGGCGAGAGTCAGGTCGACGTCTCGATCGCAGGGCAGATCGCGGACGGGCTCAACGTCGTGCTCGAACCGATCGGCTTCAACCGGGAGATCAGCCTGGCGCTGGTCCCCGCGATGGCCGCGCGCGAGGTTGCCGTGTCCGCCCTCGCAACGACCTACGCGATTGATGCGAGCGACGAGGAGGCCGAGGCCGAAGGCCTCGCCAGCACGCTCTCCACCCGCTGGAGCCTGCCGACCGCGCTCGCCTTCCTCGCGTGGTTCGTGTTCGCACCGCAGTGCCTGTCGACCATCGCGGTCACCCGGCGCGAGACCAATGGGTGGAAATGGCCCGCGTTCATGGTCGGCTACCTGTTTGCGCTGGCCTATATCTTCGCGGGCATCACCTACTGGAGCGCGGTGGCGCTGGGGTTGTAG
- the ssb gene encoding single-stranded DNA-binding protein, translated as MAGSLNKVMLIGNLGADPEIRSFQNGGKVANLRIATSETWKDRNTGERQERTEWHTVAIFSEGLVNVVERFLKKGSKVYIEGKLQTRKWQDQNGQDRYSTEVVLRGFDGTLTMLDGPQGGSGGGGYGGGGQRGGGSGGGYGGGSGGGGGSSDGGGGWNQGGGGSGGGANYDDLEDDIPF; from the coding sequence ATGGCGGGCAGCCTCAACAAGGTCATGCTGATCGGCAATCTGGGTGCGGACCCCGAAATCCGCAGCTTCCAGAACGGCGGCAAGGTCGCCAACCTGCGCATCGCGACCAGCGAGACGTGGAAGGACCGCAACACCGGCGAACGGCAGGAGCGGACCGAGTGGCACACCGTCGCGATCTTCTCCGAAGGCCTCGTCAACGTGGTCGAGCGGTTCCTCAAGAAGGGCAGCAAGGTCTACATCGAGGGCAAGCTGCAGACCCGCAAGTGGCAGGACCAGAACGGGCAGGACCGCTATAGCACCGAAGTCGTGCTGCGCGGCTTCGACGGCACGCTGACCATGCTCGACGGCCCCCAGGGTGGCAGTGGCGGCGGCGGCTACGGCGGCGGCGGCCAGCGTGGCGGCGGCTCGGGTGGCGGCTACGGCGGTGGTTCGGGCGGCGGCGGCGGCTCCAGCGATGGGGGCGGCGGCTGGAACCAGGGCGGTGGCGGCTCGGGCGGCGGTGCCAATTACGACGATCTGGAAGACGACATTCCGTTCTAG